A region from the Rosa rugosa chromosome 6, drRosRugo1.1, whole genome shotgun sequence genome encodes:
- the LOC133718900 gene encoding uncharacterized protein LOC133718900 yields MLMKFLVVLTYTSPVLCWNNKQARIMYDQAEANGGYYSTGIIATKRWSTTRFLDNVGSVDASTGLKTTIVEDLDKVRSDVEGFKSEFEEVRSCISHIEPDMVGLRNAIMTLQTCISEMRDEGISNMVVEVMKKVFDEEVPIGHREGDECDMFEDDIVIRKAGSSSVVGPHQPNKFDIEDKSASLKRKSENSADDENMMLKLSGVADISNSESFLITYLFSKIMTESDSLASREVARYDDHSISQWDLCCLSPMQPITSEIVDISVSYLFEKTSDSWFMPTYFSERAKDYASGSVVDGMLSSVLTVCRLHRYTGRLGSCKQIFFPLHDGVVDKWILVVLNLDVGECEIWDSCPDIDGR; encoded by the exons ATGCTAATGAAGTTCCTTGTTGTTCTGACGTACACATCACCGGTACTCTGTTGGAATAACAAGCAGGCAAGAATAATGTACGACCAGGCAGAGGCTAATGGGGGTTATTACTCGACTGGTATAATAGCGACGAAACGTTGGTCAACAACTCGATTCCTTGATAATGTCGGATCTGTTGATGCCAGTACAGGGCTGAAAACAACAATTGTTGAAGATCTAGATAAGGTTAGGAGCGATGTTGAAGGTTTCAAAAGCGAATTTGAGGAGGTTAGATCTTGCATATCGCATATAGAACCGGACATGGTCGGCCTCCGTAATGCTATTATGACACTACAGACATGTATTTCTGAAATGAGGGACGAAGGGATTAGTAACATGGTTGTCGAAGTGATGAAGAAAGTCTTTGATGAGGAGGTTCCAATTGGGCATAGAGAGGGGGATGAATGTGATATGTTTGAAGATGACATAGTTATCCGTAAGGCGGGATCGTCAAGTGTTGTTGGGCCTCATCAGCCTAATAag TTTGATATTGAGGACAAAAGCGCGTCATTGAAGCGAAAGTCAGAAAACAGTGCTGATGATGAAAACATGATGCTGAAATTAAGTGGAGTTGCTGATATATCCAATAGTGAATCGTTTTTGATTACTTACTTATTCAGCAAGATCATGACTGAGTCTGATAGTCTTGCAAG CAGGGAGGTTGCAAGGTATGACGATCATAGTATCTCTCAATGGGACCTATGTTGCCTATCACCGATGCAGCCTATCACAAGCGAG ATTGTTGACATATCAGTTTCATACCTGTTTGAAAAAACAAGCGACAGTTGGTTCATGCCCACTTATTTTTCA GAACGGGCTAAGGATTACGCAAGTGGTAGTGTTGTGGACGGTATGCTATCGTCAGTGCTGACTGTATGTCGGCTTCATAGATATACCGGTCGTTTGGGTTCTTGCAAGCAG ATATTTTTCCCCCTCCATGACGGTGTTGTGGACAAATGGATCTTAGTGGTTTTGAACCTCGATGTGGGAGAATGTGAGATTTGGGACAGCTGCCCCGACATTGATGGCAGATAG
- the LOC133716085 gene encoding protein FAR1-RELATED SEQUENCE 5-like: MTTCMDIVIVNSEEEAYNLYNEIIEKFDLAGNTWLKTLYDLREKWCALFSKDTFSAGILSTQRSESTNNVFTLMSTKTLNLTEFVHHYDKQAEQMRSSELEETFRCNNGIPTRAARSSGIKKQAGMVYTRKIYNLFEFEFVTSLAVKMEEVGSDGTLQTFELNEEGHKRVYIVRFNSSNLTISCSCQMYESMGWLCRHALRVLNVKNITQIPTQYILKRWTKDAKKGV; this comes from the coding sequence ATGACGACTTGTATGGATATAGTAATTGTGAATAGTGAGGAAGAAGCATACAACCTCTACAATGAAATAATAGAGAAGTTTGATCTTGCAGGGAACACATGGCTCAAGACACTTTATGACCTTCGTGAAAAATGGTGTGCATTATTTAGTAAGGATACATTCTCTGCAGGAATATTATCTACACAAAGAAGTGAGAGCACAAACAATGTGTTTACCCTCATGTCTACTAAAACACTGAATCTTACTGAATTTGTGCATCATTATGATAAACAGGCAGAACAAATGCGTTCAAGTGAATTGGAAGAGACTTTTCGGTGCAATAATGGAATACCTACTAGGGCTGCAAGAAGTAGTGGAATTAAGAAGCAAGCTGGTATGGTCTACACCCgaaaaatttataatttatttgagtttgagtttgtcACTAGCTTGGCAGTGAAGATGGAGGAAGTTGGAAGTGATGGAACATTGCAGACATTTGAACTTAATGAGGAGGGTCATAAAAGAGTGTACATTGTTCGATTCAATTCTTCAAATCTGACCATCTCTTGTAGTTGTCAGATGTATGAATCTATGGGCTGGTTATGCCGTCATGCTTTGAGGGTGTTAAATGTGAAAAATATTACTCAAATACCAACACAGTATATACTAAAGAGATGGACAAAAGATGCAAAGAAAGGAGTATAG